A genomic region of Nakaseomyces glabratus chromosome C, complete sequence contains the following coding sequences:
- the ATP16 gene encoding F1F0 ATP synthase subunit delta (CAGL0C04455g~F1F0-ATPase complex, F1 delta subunit; protein abundance decreased in ace2 mutant cells) has protein sequence MFRLVTRSVIARRCYADAAKSAASGLKLRFALPHETLFNGEEVVQVNLPAKSGSIGILANHVPTVEQLTPGVVEVVKANETKKYFVSGGFAAVQPDSTLCVTAVEAFPLDSFSQDSVRSLLAEAEKNSKSQDEKTAGVASIQLEVLEKLQAALK, from the coding sequence ATGTTCAGATTGGTGACTAGATCGGTTATTGCCAGACGTTGTTACGCGGACGCTGCGAAGAGCGCGGCCTCCGGGCTGAAATTGCGCTTTGCGCTGCCACACGAGACCCTGTTCAACGGGGAAGAGGTCGTCCAGGTCAACTTGCCCGCCAAGTCGGGCTCCATCGGTATTCTTGCCAACCACGTACCCACAGTCGAGCAATTGACACCCGGTGTTGTCGAGGTCGTCAAGGCCAACGAGACCAAGAAGTACTTCGTTTCCGGGGGATTCGCCGCCGTCCAGCCAGACTCCACGCTGTGTGTCACCGCCGTCGAGGCCTTCCCACTGGACTCCTTCTCCCAGGACAGCGTCAGATCGCTGCTGGCCGAGGCTGAGAAGAACAGCAAGTCCCAGGACGAAAAGACCGCCGGTGTCGCTTCCATCCAACTGGAAGTCCTAGAGAAACTGCAAGCCGCATTGAAATAG
- the MED2 gene encoding Med2p (CAGL0C04477g~Protein of unknown function): MSYKNRLTACFDDILKVSAEMMMQQQLKNVQLDPYMVNGFSAQQQNTLKEKIHMFHGILDDLENMLSKSTYYVDTLANLGKESKRQKELELEKQREQEEEEKKQKLLELERKKKEQEEEEEKKKKQKEEEEKRKKELEEQERKKKEQEEEEKRRRQQEQDGDKQQSMFDGLDFTNADLDTSQPGTSGQNDIKSPTMGAGPQTAGTDKPNTADGPDKTNPPIAAFGLGDSQSGGLYNDLNTMDLSMFSELDGGGFDASGFDTANTSNANATTNSVPNNNNPATNDSNMNNDPTAAINAFDGTAAGNNETLGQGEKLEFDQSNPSAMLGNDINMGDNGEDYLTLNDFNDLNIDWSAAGEGGDLDLNGFNI, from the coding sequence ATGAGTTACAAGAACAGGCTTACGGCGTgttttgatgatattctGAAGGTGTCGGCGGAGATGATGATGCAGCAGCAGTTGAAGAATGTGCAGCTGGATCCGTACATGGTCAATGGGTTCAGTGCGCAGCAGCAGAATACGCTGAAGGAGAAGATACACATGTTTCACGGGATTCTGGACGACCTGGAGAACATGCTGAGCAAGAGCACGTACTATGTGGACACCTTGGCGAACCTAGGGAAGGAGAGCAAGCGGCAGAAGGAGCTGGAGCTCGAGAAGCAGCGGGAGCAGGAGGAAgaggagaagaagcagaagcTGCTGGAGCTTGAGcggaagaagaaagagcaagaggaagaggaagagaagaagaagaagcagaaggAGGAAGAGGAGAAGCGCAAGAAAGAGCTGGAAGAGCAAGAGcgaaagaagaaagaacagGAGGAAGAGGAGAAGAGGAGGCGACAACAGGAGCAGGACGGCGACAAACAGCAGTCGATGTTCGACGGCCTCGACTTCACTAACGCCGACCTCGATACAAGTCAGCCAGGAACCAGCGGCCAGAACGATATCAAATCACCAACGATGGGTGCTGGCCCACAGACCGCTGGTACTGATAAGCCTAACACCGCCGATGGCCCCGACAAAACGAACCCACCAATCGCAGCGTTTGGCCTGGGCGACTCACAATCTGGTGGACTATATAACGACCTCAATACCATGGACTTGTCCATGTTTTCAGAGCTTGATGGTGGGGGATTCGACGCGTCAGGGTTCGACACCGCAAATACATCGAATGCCAACGCTACCACCAACTCTGTACCCAACAATAATAACCCAGCAACAAATGATAGCAATATGAACAACGATCCTACAGCAGCCATAAATGCATTCGATGGCACAGCTGCTGGCAACAACGAGACTTTGGGACAAGGCGAAAAACTAGAATTTGACCAATCTAATCCATCTGCCATGCTAGGTAATGACATAAACATGGGGGATAACGGCGAGGACTATTTAACATTGAATGACTTCAACGACCTAAACATCGACTGGTCCGCAGCAGGTGAAGGCGGTGACCTAGACCTAAATGGCTTTAATATCTAA